Proteins found in one Amycolatopsis aidingensis genomic segment:
- the hflX gene encoding GTPase HflX, with product MTELTHRDLSESEPSAGELELEDRASLRRVAGLSTELDDVTEVEYRKLQLERVVLVGVWTEGTAAQSEASLAELARLAETAGSEVLEGLVQRRNRPDPATYVGSGKVRELADVVLSTGADTVICDGELSPGQLRQLEAKLKVKVIDRTALILDIFAQHARSREGKAQVELAQLQYLIPRLRGWGTSLSRQAGGRAGGGNGGVGLRGPGETKLETDRRRINKRVAKLRREIASMDTIRETKRGRRLANEVPSVAIVGYTNAGKSSLLNAITGAGVLVEDALFATLDPTTRKAATPDGRTYTLTDTVGFVRHLPHQLVDAFRSTLEEAADADLLLHVVDGSDPAPEEQVNAVRAVLGEITASRVEPLPPELLVINKADAADQLTLARLRHQLPGALIVSARSGLGIEALVEAVADRLPRPEAMVDVVVPYARGELVARAHADGEVLAEEHTPEGTRLRARVHPDLAAALREYEAGGVPG from the coding sequence ATGACGGAACTGACACACAGAGACCTGTCCGAGAGCGAGCCGTCCGCAGGCGAGCTGGAACTCGAGGATCGCGCTTCGCTGCGCCGTGTCGCCGGGCTCTCCACCGAACTCGACGACGTCACCGAAGTCGAGTACCGCAAACTCCAACTGGAGCGAGTCGTGCTCGTGGGGGTATGGACCGAGGGCACCGCCGCGCAGTCGGAGGCCTCCCTCGCCGAACTGGCCAGGCTGGCCGAGACCGCGGGCTCGGAGGTACTCGAAGGCTTGGTGCAGCGCCGGAACCGGCCGGACCCGGCTACCTACGTCGGCTCGGGCAAGGTGCGCGAGCTGGCGGATGTGGTGCTGTCCACCGGGGCGGACACGGTGATCTGCGACGGTGAGCTCTCCCCCGGCCAGCTGCGGCAGCTCGAGGCGAAGCTCAAGGTCAAGGTGATCGACCGGACCGCCCTGATCCTGGACATCTTCGCCCAGCACGCGCGTTCCCGTGAGGGCAAGGCGCAGGTCGAGCTGGCCCAGCTGCAGTACCTGATCCCGCGCCTGCGCGGCTGGGGTACCTCGCTGTCCCGGCAGGCCGGTGGCCGCGCCGGTGGCGGCAACGGCGGCGTGGGCCTGCGCGGACCAGGTGAGACGAAGCTGGAGACCGACCGCAGGCGGATCAACAAACGGGTGGCCAAGCTGCGCCGCGAGATCGCCTCGATGGACACCATCAGGGAGACCAAGCGCGGCAGGCGGCTGGCCAACGAGGTGCCAAGCGTCGCCATCGTCGGGTACACCAACGCGGGCAAGTCGAGCCTGCTGAACGCGATCACCGGCGCCGGCGTGCTGGTGGAGGACGCGTTGTTCGCCACCCTGGACCCGACCACCCGCAAGGCGGCGACGCCGGACGGGCGCACCTACACGCTGACCGACACGGTCGGCTTCGTCCGGCACCTGCCACACCAGCTGGTGGACGCCTTCCGCTCCACGCTGGAGGAGGCGGCCGACGCCGACCTGCTGCTGCATGTGGTGGACGGCTCGGACCCGGCCCCTGAGGAGCAGGTGAACGCCGTGCGTGCGGTGCTCGGCGAGATCACCGCCAGCCGGGTGGAGCCGTTGCCCCCGGAACTGCTGGTGATCAACAAGGCGGATGCGGCCGACCAGCTCACCCTGGCCAGGCTGCGGCATCAGCTCCCAGGCGCGCTGATCGTCTCCGCCCGCTCCGGACTGGGTATCGAGGCCCTGGTCGAGGCTGTCGCCGACCGGCTGCCCCGGCCCGAGGCGATGGTGGATGTGGTCGTGCCGTACGCGCGTGGCGAGCTGGTGGCCCGCGCACACGCCGATGGTGAGGTGCTCGCCGAGGAGCACACGCCCGAGGGCACCAGGTTGCGGGCCAGGGTGCACCCCGACCTGGCCGCGGCGCTGCGGGAGTACGAGGCGGGCGGCGTACCGGGATAA
- the dapF gene encoding diaminopimelate epimerase, with product MGGIEFRKGHGTQNDFVVLPDAAGRLDLTPTRVAALCDRRQGLGADGVLRVTRPAALGVESAGEWFMDYRNADGSLAEMCGNGVRVFARYLVDAGLVTATEFVVGSRAGDRRVLVHPDRSVTVHMGESRIVGSSVTAVGDNEFSGVAVDVGNPHLVSFMDTEVAGLDLREQPVFDRDFFPEGVNLEFVNSVGEGMLRMRVYERGVGETRSCGTGTVAVVAAALHLRGTDTGRCTVEVPGGVVEVAVETGVATLTGPAEMVARGELDEAWWAAH from the coding sequence ATGGGTGGCATCGAGTTCCGCAAAGGGCATGGCACGCAGAACGACTTCGTGGTGCTGCCGGACGCGGCCGGACGGTTGGACCTGACGCCGACGCGGGTCGCGGCGCTGTGTGACCGCAGGCAGGGACTCGGTGCCGATGGCGTGCTCAGGGTGACCCGTCCCGCGGCGCTGGGTGTGGAGTCCGCGGGGGAGTGGTTCATGGACTACCGCAACGCCGATGGTTCCCTCGCCGAGATGTGTGGCAACGGCGTGCGGGTGTTCGCGCGCTACCTGGTGGACGCCGGGCTGGTCACCGCGACCGAGTTCGTGGTGGGCAGCAGGGCAGGCGACCGGCGGGTGCTGGTGCACCCGGACCGGTCGGTTACCGTCCATATGGGAGAGTCGCGGATCGTGGGCAGTTCGGTCACCGCGGTCGGCGACAACGAGTTCTCCGGTGTCGCGGTGGATGTCGGGAACCCGCATCTGGTGTCGTTCATGGACACCGAGGTCGCCGGGCTGGACCTGCGCGAGCAACCGGTGTTCGACCGGGACTTCTTCCCCGAAGGGGTGAACCTGGAGTTCGTCAACTCGGTGGGCGAGGGCATGCTGCGGATGCGGGTGTACGAGCGTGGTGTGGGCGAGACCCGGTCCTGCGGCACCGGGACCGTGGCCGTGGTGGCGGCGGCCCTGCACCTGCGCGGCACCGATACCGGGCGCTGCACGGTCGAGGTACCCGGCGGGGTGGTCGAGGTGGCCGTCGAGACCGGGGTCGCGACGCTCACCGGGCCAGCCGAGATGGTCGCCAGGGGAGAGCTGGACGAGGCGTGGTGGGCCGCGCACTGA
- the miaA gene encoding tRNA (adenosine(37)-N6)-dimethylallyltransferase MiaA produces MSRPIAVVGPTATGKTDLGVRLALDLGGEVINADAMQLYRGMDIGTAKATPLERRGVPHHLLDVLEVTETASVAAYQRQARAEIERLLAADRVPVLVGGSGLYIQAVLDDLRFPGTDPEVRAALEAEAAEAGAGVLHERLARLDPDAAAAILPSNIRRVVRALEVIELTGRPFSANLPRPGEPRYGTRMIGVDRGVTELDNRVEQRVRRMFEQGLVAEVRTLEARGLRSGRTASRALGYQQVLAELDGEGDFAAAAAATVTATRRFVRKQRSWFRRDRRIHWFDGAEPDLAERVRAALGP; encoded by the coding sequence ATGAGCCGCCCGATCGCCGTCGTGGGGCCCACCGCGACCGGCAAGACCGACCTCGGCGTGCGGCTCGCGCTCGACCTCGGCGGGGAGGTGATCAACGCCGACGCCATGCAGCTGTACCGGGGGATGGACATCGGCACCGCCAAGGCCACCCCGCTGGAACGCCGCGGAGTGCCACACCACCTGCTGGACGTGCTGGAGGTGACCGAGACCGCCTCGGTGGCCGCCTACCAGCGGCAGGCCCGCGCCGAGATCGAGCGGCTGCTGGCCGCGGACAGGGTGCCGGTGCTGGTCGGCGGCTCCGGGCTGTACATCCAGGCCGTCCTCGACGACCTGCGGTTCCCCGGCACCGACCCGGAGGTACGCGCCGCACTGGAGGCCGAGGCTGCCGAGGCCGGCGCCGGGGTGCTGCACGAAAGGCTGGCCCGGCTGGACCCGGACGCGGCGGCCGCCATCCTGCCTTCCAACATTCGCCGGGTCGTGCGAGCGCTGGAGGTCATCGAACTCACCGGCCGACCCTTCTCCGCGAATCTCCCCCGCCCGGGGGAGCCCCGGTACGGCACCCGCATGATCGGCGTCGACCGGGGCGTGACCGAGCTGGACAACCGGGTGGAGCAGCGGGTGCGGCGGATGTTCGAGCAGGGTCTCGTGGCCGAGGTGCGCACGCTGGAGGCGCGGGGGCTGCGGTCCGGTCGCACGGCCTCCAGGGCGCTCGGGTACCAGCAGGTACTGGCCGAGCTGGACGGGGAGGGTGACTTCGCGGCCGCTGCCGCGGCGACGGTGACCGCCACCCGGCGGTTCGTGCGCAAGCAGCGTTCCTGGTTCCGGCGGGACCGGCGGATCCACTGGTTCGACGGGGCGGAACCGGACCTGGCCGAGCGGGTGCGCGCGGCGCTCGGCCCGTAA
- a CDS encoding class III extradiol dioxygenase subunit B-like domain-containing protein, whose amino-acid sequence MIARAVVVPHPPLLVPELVPGSVESTAPVRTACLAAAGFLAERARHWVAIGADPAVTTPTTVRPGARGRFGGYGVDVRVALSDVAEEDPAELPLPALIAGWLRERAAATAVEVRLLAADAGAEDCARAGAELARLAEAEGELGLLVLGDGSHRHGPRSPGGQDDRAAGFDEVAARALGTADIATLLAIDPGLAAELGAQGRVPWQVLAAFAEGARWRSELLYSGAPFGVGYHVATWERR is encoded by the coding sequence GTGATCGCGCGTGCTGTCGTGGTACCCCATCCTCCCCTCTTGGTACCCGAACTGGTGCCCGGTTCGGTGGAATCGACCGCTCCGGTGCGTACGGCCTGCCTCGCCGCGGCAGGCTTCCTCGCCGAGCGGGCCCGGCACTGGGTCGCGATCGGCGCTGACCCGGCCGTGACCACGCCGACGACCGTGCGGCCCGGTGCGCGCGGCCGGTTCGGCGGCTACGGGGTCGATGTGCGGGTGGCGCTTTCCGACGTCGCCGAGGAGGACCCTGCCGAGTTGCCGCTGCCCGCGCTGATCGCCGGGTGGCTGCGGGAGCGGGCGGCGGCCACCGCGGTCGAGGTGCGGCTGCTGGCCGCCGACGCCGGGGCCGAGGACTGCGCGCGGGCCGGCGCCGAGCTGGCCCGGCTGGCCGAGGCGGAAGGGGAACTCGGGCTGCTGGTGCTCGGCGACGGTTCCCACCGGCACGGGCCACGTTCACCCGGTGGCCAGGACGATCGGGCCGCCGGTTTCGACGAGGTAGCGGCCCGCGCACTCGGCACGGCGGACATCGCGACCCTGCTCGCGATCGACCCCGGCCTTGCCGCCGAGCTGGGTGCCCAGGGCAGGGTGCCATGGCAGGTGCTCGCCGCCTTCGCAGAGGGCGCGCGGTGGCGGAGCGAGCTGCTCTACTCCGGCGCCCCGTTCGGGGTGGGCTACCACGTGGCCACCTGGGAGCGCCGATGA
- a CDS encoding DUF349 domain-containing protein — protein sequence MADHNTPEGTGVPAPHQVPRSAAGTGPAAPTVPPAEPSPARWGRIDDEGKVYLHDQDGERVIGVWQAGTAEEGLLHFARRFDDLRTEVELLETRLSSGAGDPKQALTSATQLRDGLPDAAVVGDIASLRALIEHVITHAERAQAAAKEEREQARAEAVARKQALAEEAEQIAAESTQWKSAGDRLRTILDEWKTIKGVDRKTDDELWKRFSKARESFNRRRGSHFAELDKQRAAAKARKEELIAEAESLSDSEDWGPTAGRYKELMAEWKAAGRAPKDSDEALWQRFRAAQDKFFARRSAVFSERDAEFAANATRKEELLAEAEKIDPAANLDSAKAQLRKIQDAWDEIGKVPRERIRELDGRLKAVQDRVRGAEDSKWRRTDPEAQARAAQFRERVEQFESQAAKARANGDERRAKKAEEQAAQWREWMEAAERAVADR from the coding sequence ATGGCCGATCACAACACACCCGAGGGCACGGGAGTCCCGGCACCACATCAGGTGCCCCGTTCAGCCGCCGGGACAGGGCCCGCCGCGCCCACGGTGCCGCCTGCGGAGCCGAGCCCGGCTCGCTGGGGCCGGATCGACGACGAGGGCAAGGTGTACCTGCACGACCAGGACGGCGAGCGGGTGATCGGCGTCTGGCAGGCGGGCACCGCCGAGGAGGGCCTGCTGCACTTCGCCCGCCGGTTCGACGACCTGCGGACCGAGGTGGAGCTGCTGGAGACCAGGCTGTCCTCCGGCGCCGGTGACCCCAAGCAGGCGCTGACCAGCGCCACCCAGCTGCGGGACGGGCTGCCGGACGCTGCCGTGGTCGGGGACATCGCCTCGCTGCGGGCGCTGATCGAGCACGTGATCACGCACGCGGAGCGCGCGCAGGCCGCGGCGAAGGAGGAGCGCGAGCAGGCGCGGGCCGAGGCGGTAGCCCGTAAGCAGGCACTGGCCGAGGAGGCCGAGCAGATCGCGGCCGAGTCCACCCAGTGGAAGTCGGCCGGGGACCGGCTGCGGACGATCCTGGACGAGTGGAAGACCATCAAGGGCGTCGACCGCAAGACCGACGACGAGCTGTGGAAGCGGTTCTCCAAGGCGCGGGAGTCGTTCAACCGGCGACGGGGTTCGCACTTCGCCGAGCTGGACAAGCAGCGGGCCGCGGCCAAGGCCCGCAAGGAGGAGCTGATCGCCGAGGCGGAGTCGCTTTCCGACTCCGAGGACTGGGGCCCCACCGCCGGGCGGTACAAGGAGCTGATGGCCGAGTGGAAGGCGGCCGGGCGCGCCCCCAAGGACAGTGACGAGGCGCTCTGGCAGCGGTTCCGCGCCGCGCAGGACAAGTTCTTCGCCCGCAGGTCGGCGGTGTTCTCCGAGCGGGACGCCGAGTTCGCCGCGAACGCCACGCGGAAGGAGGAGCTGCTCGCCGAGGCCGAGAAGATCGACCCCGCGGCGAACCTGGACAGCGCCAAGGCCCAGCTGCGCAAGATCCAGGACGCCTGGGACGAGATCGGGAAGGTGCCGCGGGAACGCATCCGCGAGCTGGACGGCAGGCTCAAGGCCGTGCAGGACCGGGTGCGGGGTGCCGAGGACAGCAAGTGGCGGCGCACCGACCCGGAGGCGCAGGCCCGCGCCGCCCAGTTCCGCGAGCGAGTGGAGCAGTTCGAGTCGCAGGCGGCGAAGGCGCGGGCGAACGGCGACGAGCGCAGGGCGAAGAAGGCCGAGGAACAGGCCGCCCAATGGCGGGAGTGGATGGAGGCCGCCGAGAGGGCCGTCGCCGACCGCTGA
- a CDS encoding aldehyde dehydrogenase family protein — MTLVGKPGTSWAEVYGRARAVAPEAFDSERLFNYWGGRWRAEGTPGQATSPLDRRAIPGPPKLSAPDATRAVRAGLNEHRTWSTASLAERRQRVLAAVDELAAQRDLLALLLVWEIGKTWKSATADVDRCLDGVRWYCAEIDGMLAGRRPLEGPVSNIASWNYPMSVLMHAMLVQVLAGNAAIAKAPTDGGVHCLTLATALAARHGLPLTLVSGNGSELSDALVRSPMIGCLSFVGGRGTGGAVAANLVDSGKRHILEQEGLNCWGVWEFSDWPALAAHIRTSFEYGKQRCTAYPRYVVQRSLFDEFLAAYLPAVQGLSFGHPLAVAAPEDPLPALDFGPLISDTKAKELRDTVDEAIGRGGVPIHRGDLADGRFLPGQETSAYFAPVCILEPPPSSPLHHAEPFGPVDSIVLVDTEAELLAAMNASNGALVSSLACDDEATARRIAGEVQAFKVGINRPRSRGDRAEVFGGRGASWRGAFVGGELLVQAVTVGQPGERLYGHFPSYTLYPPT, encoded by the coding sequence ATGACCTTGGTAGGCAAGCCCGGCACCTCGTGGGCTGAGGTGTACGGCCGCGCTCGGGCGGTCGCTCCGGAGGCGTTCGACTCCGAGCGGCTGTTCAACTACTGGGGCGGACGGTGGCGTGCGGAAGGGACCCCGGGCCAGGCCACCTCACCGCTGGACCGGCGCGCCATCCCCGGCCCGCCGAAACTGTCCGCGCCGGACGCGACCAGGGCGGTGCGGGCCGGCCTGAACGAGCACCGCACCTGGTCCACGGCCTCGCTCGCGGAACGCAGGCAGCGAGTGCTTGCCGCCGTGGACGAACTCGCCGCACAGCGCGACCTGCTCGCCCTGCTGCTGGTCTGGGAGATCGGCAAGACCTGGAAGTCGGCGACCGCGGACGTGGACCGGTGCCTGGACGGGGTCCGGTGGTACTGCGCGGAGATCGACGGCATGCTCGCCGGGCGCAGGCCACTGGAGGGGCCGGTCAGCAACATCGCCAGCTGGAACTACCCGATGAGCGTGCTGATGCACGCCATGCTGGTGCAGGTACTCGCGGGCAATGCGGCGATCGCGAAGGCGCCGACGGACGGGGGCGTGCACTGCCTGACCCTGGCCACCGCGCTGGCCGCCCGGCACGGGCTGCCGTTGACGCTGGTCAGCGGCAACGGGTCGGAGCTGTCCGATGCGCTGGTGCGCTCCCCGATGATCGGCTGCCTTTCCTTCGTCGGCGGCCGCGGCACCGGCGGTGCGGTCGCCGCCAACCTCGTCGACTCCGGCAAGCGGCACATCCTGGAGCAGGAAGGGCTGAACTGCTGGGGCGTGTGGGAGTTCAGCGACTGGCCCGCGCTGGCGGCGCACATTCGTACCTCTTTCGAGTACGGCAAGCAGCGGTGCACCGCGTATCCGCGCTATGTCGTGCAGCGCAGCCTTTTCGACGAGTTCCTCGCCGCCTACCTGCCCGCGGTGCAGGGCCTGTCCTTCGGCCATCCGCTCGCGGTGGCCGCGCCAGAAGATCCGTTGCCCGCGCTCGACTTCGGGCCGTTGATCAGCGATACCAAGGCGAAGGAACTGCGGGACACGGTGGACGAGGCGATCGGCAGGGGCGGGGTGCCGATCCACCGTGGTGACCTGGCCGATGGCCGTTTCCTGCCAGGGCAGGAAACCTCCGCCTACTTCGCCCCGGTGTGCATCCTGGAGCCACCGCCCTCCTCGCCACTGCACCACGCCGAGCCCTTCGGCCCGGTGGACAGCATCGTGCTGGTGGACACCGAGGCGGAGCTGCTCGCCGCGATGAACGCCAGCAACGGGGCCCTGGTGTCGTCGCTGGCCTGCGATGACGAGGCCACCGCGCGGCGGATCGCCGGCGAGGTGCAGGCGTTCAAGGTCGGCATCAACCGGCCCCGCTCGCGCGGTGACCGGGCCGAGGTGTTCGGCGGCAGGGGCGCGTCCTGGCGCGGCGCCTTCGTCGGCGGTGAGCTGCTGGTGCAGGCGGTCACGGTCGGCCAGCCCGGCGAGCGTCTCTACGGCCACTTCCCCTCGTACACCCTCTACCCACCCACCTGA
- a CDS encoding 2-dehydropantoate 2-reductase has translation MRVAVLGAGAIGAYVGASLCRAGVEVFLIARGAHLQAIRESGVRVHSPRGDFESRPLATDDPHEVGPVDHVFLGLKANQYAQAGPLVAPLLHERTTLIAAQNGIPWWYFHQLPGPFQGRRVESVDPGGVVSAALPLHRAIGCVVYAATEIVAPGQIRHLEGTRLSIGEPDGTDSARCNEFADAMVAGGLKCPVEPDLRRDIWIKLMGNIAFNPISALTRATMAGICRHGGTRELVVDMMRETLAVAAAFDVHPDVSIERRLAGAERVGEHKTSTLQSLERGKPLELEAILAAVVELAGLTGVPVPTLRVVNALAGLLEDGNTGG, from the coding sequence GTGAGAGTCGCTGTTCTCGGTGCCGGCGCCATCGGTGCCTATGTCGGCGCCAGCCTCTGTCGCGCGGGAGTCGAGGTCTTCCTCATCGCGCGTGGCGCACATCTACAGGCGATCCGCGAGTCGGGCGTGCGGGTGCACAGCCCACGTGGTGACTTCGAAAGCAGGCCGCTGGCCACCGACGACCCGCACGAGGTCGGTCCGGTGGACCATGTCTTCCTCGGTCTGAAAGCCAACCAGTACGCGCAGGCGGGGCCGCTGGTCGCGCCGCTGTTGCACGAGCGGACCACGCTCATCGCGGCGCAGAACGGGATCCCGTGGTGGTACTTCCATCAGCTGCCCGGCCCGTTCCAGGGGCGCAGGGTGGAAAGTGTGGACCCGGGCGGTGTGGTGAGCGCCGCGCTGCCGCTGCACCGGGCGATCGGCTGCGTGGTGTACGCCGCGACCGAGATCGTCGCGCCGGGGCAGATCCGGCACCTCGAGGGCACCCGGCTGTCCATTGGGGAACCGGACGGCACCGACTCCGCGCGCTGCAACGAGTTCGCTGACGCCATGGTCGCCGGAGGTCTGAAGTGCCCGGTCGAGCCGGACCTGCGCCGGGACATCTGGATCAAGCTGATGGGCAATATCGCCTTCAACCCGATCAGCGCGCTCACCAGGGCCACCATGGCCGGCATCTGCCGGCACGGCGGTACCAGGGAGCTCGTGGTGGACATGATGCGGGAAACGCTCGCGGTGGCGGCGGCATTCGACGTGCACCCGGACGTCTCGATCGAGCGGCGGCTGGCCGGTGCGGAGCGGGTCGGCGAGCACAAGACATCCACCCTGCAGTCCCTGGAACGTGGGAAGCCGCTCGAACTCGAGGCCATCCTCGCCGCCGTGGTCGAACTGGCCGGCCTGACCGGGGTCCCGGTGCCCACGCTGCGCGTGGTGAACGCGCTGGCCGGCTTGCTCGAGGACGGCAACACCGGAGGTTGA
- a CDS encoding DUF6457 domain-containing protein, producing the protein MNALAEWTSAACSDLGLTEEPDRMLIADIARHASRAVSAPAAPVTAYLFGLAVGRGLPPADAARRLTALAARWRGIDWRD; encoded by the coding sequence ATGAACGCACTCGCGGAATGGACCTCGGCGGCATGCTCCGACCTCGGGCTGACCGAGGAGCCCGACCGCATGCTGATCGCGGATATCGCGCGGCACGCGAGCCGGGCGGTCTCCGCCCCGGCCGCGCCGGTGACCGCATACCTGTTCGGCCTCGCGGTCGGGCGCGGGCTGCCGCCCGCGGACGCCGCCCGGCGGCTCACCGCACTGGCCGCACGGTGGCGCGGAATCGACTGGCGCGACTGA
- a CDS encoding thiamine pyrophosphate-binding protein, with protein sequence MAVDGEPELISGGHLVAKALKAEGVEVVFTLCGGHIIDIYDGCVDEGIDVIDVRHEQVAAHAADGYARITGRPGCAVVTAGPGTTDAVTGVANALRAESPMLLIGGQGALTQHKMGSLQDLPHVDMMNPITKFAATVPATERVADLVSMAFRECYHGAPGPSFLEIPRDVLDAEVPAASARVPAAGHYRASTRSAGDPEAIERLADLVVQAEKPCVLLGSQVWTCRGTEAAIEFVRKLNVPAFMNGSGRGTLAPGDPHHLQLARRYAFQNSDLIIIVGTPFDFRMGYGRRLSSAATVVQVDLDYRTVGKNRDIDLGIVGDAGLVLSAVTQAASGRVDNGAVARKAWLDELRGVETQAYEKRLPRQLSGSSPIDPYRLVHEINEFLTPDSIYVGDGGDIVTFSGQVVQPKAPGHWMDPGPLGTLGVGVPFVLAAKYARPEKEIVCLFGDGAFSLTGWDFETLVRFNLPFIGIIGNNSSMNQIRYGQIQKYGADRGRVGNTLGDVPYGEFARMLGGYGEEVTDPAGIRPALERARESGKPSLINVWVDPEVYAPGTMNQTMYK encoded by the coding sequence ATGGCAGTCGACGGCGAACCAGAGCTGATCTCCGGCGGCCACCTGGTGGCGAAGGCACTGAAGGCCGAGGGCGTCGAGGTCGTCTTCACCCTCTGCGGCGGGCACATCATCGACATCTACGACGGCTGCGTCGACGAAGGCATCGACGTGATCGACGTACGGCACGAGCAGGTGGCGGCGCATGCGGCCGATGGCTACGCGCGGATCACCGGCAGGCCCGGCTGCGCCGTGGTCACCGCGGGCCCTGGCACCACGGACGCGGTCACCGGGGTGGCGAACGCGCTGCGCGCGGAAAGCCCGATGTTGCTGATCGGCGGGCAGGGGGCCCTGACCCAGCACAAGATGGGCTCGCTACAGGACCTGCCGCATGTGGACATGATGAACCCGATCACCAAGTTCGCCGCCACGGTGCCCGCCACCGAGCGGGTCGCGGACCTCGTGTCGATGGCCTTCCGGGAGTGCTACCACGGTGCGCCGGGTCCCTCCTTCCTGGAGATCCCGCGGGACGTGCTGGACGCGGAGGTACCGGCCGCGTCGGCACGGGTGCCCGCAGCAGGGCACTACCGTGCCTCGACCCGCAGTGCGGGTGACCCGGAGGCAATCGAGCGGCTGGCCGATCTGGTGGTGCAGGCGGAGAAGCCTTGCGTGCTGCTGGGCAGCCAGGTGTGGACCTGCCGGGGCACCGAGGCCGCCATCGAGTTCGTCCGCAAACTCAACGTGCCCGCCTTCATGAACGGCTCGGGCCGCGGAACCCTCGCCCCAGGGGACCCGCATCACCTGCAACTCGCGCGCAGGTATGCCTTCCAGAACTCGGACCTGATCATCATCGTCGGCACCCCCTTCGACTTCCGGATGGGCTACGGTCGCAGGCTCTCCAGCGCGGCCACGGTGGTGCAGGTCGACCTCGACTACCGCACGGTGGGCAAGAACCGGGACATCGACCTCGGCATCGTTGGCGACGCCGGACTGGTGCTGTCCGCGGTGACCCAGGCCGCCTCCGGCCGGGTGGACAACGGTGCCGTGGCGCGCAAGGCTTGGCTGGACGAACTGCGCGGGGTGGAGACCCAGGCCTACGAGAAGCGGCTGCCCCGGCAGCTGTCCGGCTCCTCCCCGATCGACCCGTACCGGCTGGTGCACGAGATCAACGAGTTCCTCACCCCCGACTCGATCTACGTCGGGGACGGCGGGGACATCGTGACCTTCTCCGGTCAGGTGGTGCAACCGAAGGCGCCGGGTCACTGGATGGATCCCGGTCCACTCGGGACACTCGGGGTCGGTGTCCCCTTCGTGCTGGCCGCCAAGTACGCCAGGCCGGAGAAGGAGATCGTCTGCCTGTTCGGTGACGGGGCGTTCAGCCTCACCGGCTGGGACTTCGAGACGCTGGTGCGGTTCAACCTTCCGTTCATCGGCATCATCGGCAACAACTCCTCGATGAACCAGATCCGCTACGGGCAGATCCAGAAGTACGGCGCGGACCGCGGCAGGGTGGGCAACACCCTCGGCGATGTCCCCTACGGCGAGTTCGCCCGGATGCTGGGCGGCTACGGCGAGGAAGTGACCGATCCCGCCGGCATCCGGCCCGCGCTGGAACGGGCCCGCGAGTCCGGCAAACCGTCCCTGATCAACGTCTGGGTCGATCCCGAGGTCTACGCCCCGGGAACGATGAACCAGACCATGTACAAGTAA